The following are encoded in a window of Scleropages formosus chromosome 7, fSclFor1.1, whole genome shotgun sequence genomic DNA:
- the LOC108934018 gene encoding myosin-7-like, translating into MGDAAMAEFGPAASFLRKSDKERLEAQTRPFDMKKECFVPDPEAEYVKASIVSRDGDKVTAQTEHGKTVTVKEADVHPQNPPKFDKIEDMAMFTFLHEPAVLFNLKERYAAWMIYTYSGLFCVTVNPYKWLPVYDPAVVTAYRGKKRSEAPPHIFSISDNAYQYMLSDRENQSILITGESGAGKTVNTKRVIQYFASIAAVSGKKDVTQEKKGTLEDQIIQANPALEAFGNAKTIRNDNSSRFGKFIRIHFAASGKLASADIETYLLEKSRVTFQLKAERDYHIFYQILSQRKPELLEMLLITNNPYDYAYISQGETTVASINDAEELMATDEAFDVLGFTQEEKNGIYKLTGAIMHYGNLKFKQKQREEQAEADGTEDADKSAYLMGLNSADLIKGLCHPRVKVGNEWVTKGQNVQQVYYAIGALSKAVYEKMFLWMVVRINQSLDTKQPRQYFIGVLDIAGFEIFDFNTFEQLCINFTNEKLQQFFNHHMFVLEQEEYKKEGIEWEFIDFGMDLQACIDLIEKPMGIMSILEEECMFPKASDATFKAKLYDNHLGKSNNFQKPRLVKGKPEAHFALVHYAGTVDYNINNWLVKNKDPLNETVVGLYQKSTLKLLAMLFANYAGTDSEQGGGKGGKGGKKKGSSFQTVSALHRENLNKLMTNLRSTHPHFVRCIIPNETKTPGAMENPLVMHQLRCNGVLEGIRICRKGFPNRILYGDFKQRYRILNPAAIPEGQFIDSKKGAEKLLGSLDIDHQQYKFGHTKVFFKAGLLGQLEEMRDDRLALILTGIQARARGLLARIEFQKIVERRDSLLIIQWNVRAFMGVKNWPWMKLYFKIKPLLKSAEAEKEMANLKEEFLKLKEAYAKSEARRKELEEKMVTLLQEKNDLQLQVQTEQDNLSDAEERCEGLIKNKIQLEAKAKELTERLEDEEEMNAELTAKKRKLEDECSELKKDIDDLELTLAKVEKEKHATENKVKNLTEEMAGLDEIIAKLTKEKKALQEAHQQTLDDLQSEEDKVNTLTKAKAKLEQQVDDLEGSLEQEKKVRMDLERAKRKLEGDLKLTQENLMDLENDKQQLEERLKKKDFEISQLNSKIEDEQSLGAQLQKKLKELQARIEELEEELEAERAARAKVEKQRADLSRELEEISERLEEAGGATASQIEMNKKREAEFQKLRRDLEEATLQHEATAATLRKKQADSVADLGEQIDNLQRVKQKLEKEKSELRLELDDVVSNMEQTVKAKNNLEKMCRTLEDQMSEYKTKAEESQRSINDFTTQKAKLQTENGELTRQLEEKESLISQLTRGKQSYTQQIEDIKRQLEEEVKAKNALAHAVQSARHDCDLLREQYEEELEAKAELQRSLSKANSEVAQWRTKYETDAIQRTEELEDAKKKLAQRLQDAEEAVEAVNAKCSSLEKTKHRLQNEIEDLMIDVERSNAAAAALDKKQRNFDKVLAEWKQKYEESQSELESSQKEARSLSTELFKLKNSYEESLDHLETMKRENKNLQEEISDLTEQLGESGKSIHELEKIRKQLEQEKTDIQTALEEAEASLEHEEGKILRAQLEFNQVKADIERKLAEKDEEMEQAKRNHQRVVDTLQSSLEAETRSRNEALRLKKKMEGDLNEMEIQLSQANRQASEAQKQLKGLHAHLKDAQMQLDDSLRANDDLKENIAIVERRNNLLQAELEELRSMVEQTERARKLAEQELLDVNERVQLLHSQNTSLLNQKKKLEADTSQLQTEVEEALQECRNAEEKAKKAITDAAMMAEELKKEQDTSAHLERMKKNMEQTIKDLQHRLDEAEQIAMKGGKKQVQKLEARVKELENEVEIEQRKNSDAVKGIRKYERRIKELTYQTEEDRKNLARLQDLVDKLQLKVKSYKRAAEEAEEQANTNLGKFRKLQHELDEAEERADIAESQVNKLRAKSRDVGSKKGHDEE; encoded by the exons ATGGGTGACGCAGCCATGGCAGAGTTTGGGCCGGCAGCCTCGTTCCTGCGCAAGTCAGACAAGGAGCGCTTGGAGGCCCAGACTCGGCCCTTCGACATGAAGAAGGAGTGCTTCGTGCCGGACCCCGAGGCGGAGTACGTCAAGGCCTCCATCGTCAGTCGAGACGGCGACAAAGTGACCGCGCAGACCGAACACGGCAAG ACCGTAACGGTGAAGGAGGCGGACGTGCACCCTCAGAACCCCCCCAAGTTCGACAAGATCGAGGACATGGCCATGTTCACCTTCCTGCACGAACCTGCCGTGCTGTTTAACCTCAAAGAGCGTTACGCAGCCTGGATGATCTAC ACCTACTCAGGGCTCTTCTGTGTCACCGTGAACCCCTACAAGTGGTTACCGGTGTACGACCCTGCTGTGGTGACCGCTTACAGAGGAAAGAAGAGGAGTGAAGCTCCTCCTCACATCTTCTCCATCTCGGACAACGCCTACCAGTACATGTTGTCAG ATAGAGAAAATCAGTCCATCTTGATCAC CGGAGAATCTGGTGCTGGGAAGACTGTGAACACGAAAAGAGTCATTCAGTATTTTGCCAGCATCGCAGCTGTGTCTGGGAAGAAAGATGTAACTCAGGAGAAAAAG GGGACCCTGGAGGATCAAATCATCCAGGCCAACCCAGCCCTAGAGGCCTTTGGTAACGCCAAGACCATCCGAAACGACAACTCCTCAAGATTT GGCAAGTTCATTCGAATTCATTTCGCTGCCAGCGGAAAACTAGCTTCTGCTGACATTGAGACCT ATCTTCTGGAAAAGTCTCGTGTAACTTTCCAGCTCAAGGCTGAGAGAGACTATCACATCTTCTACCAGATCCTGTCTCAAAGGAAACCTGAGCTACTGG AAATGCTGCTCATCACCAACAACCCCTATGACTATGCCTACATCTCCCAAGGAGAGACCACCGTTGCATCCATCAATGATGCTGAAGAGCTGATGGCTACTGAT GAAGCCTTTGACGTTCTGGGCTTCACTCAGGAGGAGAAGAACGGCATCTACAAGCTGACTGGTGCCATCATGCACTACGGCAACTTGAAGTTCAAGCAGAAGCAGCGTGAGGAGCAAGCAGAAGCTGATGGCACTGAAG atgcTGACAAATCAGCTTATCTGATGGGTCTGAACTCTGCTGATCTCATCAAGGGTCTGTGTCACCCAAGGGTCAAAGTAGGGAATGAGTGGGTCACCAAAGGACAAAATGTTCAGCAG GTGTACTATGCTATTGGCGCCCTGTCAAAAGCAGTTTATGAGAAGATGTTCCTCTGGATGGTGGTGAGAATCAACCAGTCCCTGGACACCAAACAACCTCGCCAGTATTTCATCGGTGTACTGGATATTGCCGGCTTTGAGATCTTTGAT TTCAACACCTTCGAACAGCTCTGCATCAACTTCACTaatgagaagctgcagcagtTCTTCAACCACCACATGTTTGTACTGGAGCAGGAAGAGTACAAGAAAGAAGGCATTGAGTGGGAGTTCATTGACTTCGGCATGGACCTGCAAGCTTGTATAGATCTCATTGAGAAG CCCATGGGAATCATGTCCATCCTTGAAGAGGAGTGCATGTTCCCCAAGGCCAGTGACGCCACTTTTAAAGCAAAGCTGTATGACAACCATCTGGGAAAATCTAACAACTTCCAGAAGCCCAGGCTTGTTAAGGGGAAACCAGAGGCCCATTTTGCCCTGGTTCACTATGCTGGTACGGTGGACTACAACATCAACAACTGGCTGGTGAAGAACAAGGACCCCCTGAATGAAACTGTGGTTGGGTTATACCAGAAGTCTACCCTCAAGTTGCTGGCCATGTTGTTTGCTAACTATGCTGGAACAGATTCAG AGCAGGGAGGTGGAAAGGGAGGCAAGGGAGGCAAGAAGAAAGGCTCTTCCTTTCAAACTGTATCTGCTCTGCACAGG GAGAACTTGAATAAACTGATGACAAACTTGAGGTCAACCCACCCCCACTTTGTGCGCTGCATCATCCCCAATGAGACCAAGACTCCTGGGGCCATGGAGAACCCTCTGGTCATGCACCAGCTGCGCTGCAATGGTGTGCTGGAAGGCATCAGGATCTGCAGAAAGGGCTTCCCCAACAGGATCCTCTACGGAGACTTCAAACAGAG gTACCGCATCCTTAACCCTGCAGCCATCCCAGAGGGCCAGTTCATAGACAGCAAGAAGGGAGCTGAGAAACTGCTGGGGTCACTGGATATTGACCATCAACAGTATAAGTTTGGACACACAAAA GTGTTTTTTAAAGCTGGTCTTCTCGGACAGCTGGAAGAGATGAGAGATGATCGATTGGCTTTGATTTTGACCGGAATCCAGGCCAGGGCTCGTGGTCTTCTGGCAAGAATTGAGTTCCAGAAGATTGTTGAGCGAAG GGATTCATTACTTATAATCCAATGGAATGTGCGGGCCTTCATGGGAGTGAAGAACTGGCCCTGGATGAAGCTCTACTTCAAGATCAAACCTCTGCTGAAATCAGCTGAGGCTGAAAAGGAGATGGCCAACCTGAAGGAGGAGTTCCTGAAACTTAAAGAGGCTTATGCAAAGTCTGAGGCCCGCAgaaaagagctggaagagaagatGGTCACTCTTCTCCAAGAGAAGAATGACCTGCAGCTACAAGTCCAGACT gAACAAGATAATCTTTCAGATGCAGAAGAGCGTTGTGAAGGATTGATTAAAAACAAGATTCAGCTAGAAGCAAAAGCTAAAGAACTGACAGAACGgctggaggatgaggaagagatGAATGCAGAGCTGACTGCTAAGAAGAGGAAGCTGGAGGATGAGTGTTCTGAGCTGAAGAAGGACATTGATGACCTGGAGCTCACTCTAGCTAAAGTGGAGAAGGAGAAACATGCCACTGAGAACAAG GTAAAGAACCTGACTGAAGAAATGGCAGGTCTGGATGAAATCATTGCCAAACTGACCAAGGAGAAGAAGGCTCTGCAGGAAGCTCACCAGCAAACCCTGGATGACCTGCAGAGTGAGGAGGACAAAGTGAACACGCTGACCAAGGCCAAAGCCAAACTGGAGCAACAAGTTGATGAT CTTGAAGGGTCTCTAGAACAAGAGAAAAAGGTACGAATGGATCTTGAGAGAGCGAAAAGAAAGCTGGAGGGAGACTTGAAGCTGACCCAGGAAAATTTAATGGATTTGGAAAATGACAAACAACAGTTAGAAGAGAGGCTGAAGAA AAAGGACTTTGAAATCAGCCAGCTCAACAGTAAAATTGAAGATGAACAGTCTTTGGGTGCTCAGTTAcagaagaaactgaaggaaCTGCAG GCCCGAattgaggagctggaggaggagctggaggctgaAAGAGCTGCTCGTGCCAAGGTGGAGAAGCAGAGGGCAGACTTGTCCAGAGAGCTGGAGGAGATCAGCGAGAGGCTGGAGGAGGCTGGTGGGGCCACAGCTTCTCAGATTGAGATGAACAAGAAGAGGGAGGCAGAGTTCCAGAAGCTGCGTAGAGACCTCGAAGAGGCGACACTGCAGCATGAAGCTACAGCTGCCACACTGAGGAAGAAACAGGCTGACAGTGTGGCTGATCTGGGGGAGCAGATTGACAACCTGCAGAGAGTgaagcagaagctggagaaggagaagagtgAGCTGCGACTGGAGCTAGACGATGTCGTCTCCAACATGGAGCAGACAGTCAAGGCAAAA aacaatttagaaaaaatgtGTCGAACTCTGGAGGACCAGATGAGTGAATACAAAACTAAAGCTGAGGAAAGCCAACGTAGCATCAATGACTTCACTACACAGAAAGCAAAGCTTCAGACTGAGAATG GGGAACTTACCAGACAACTAGAGGAGAAGGAATCTCTGATTTCTCAGCTAACCAGGGGTAAACAGTCCTATACTCAGCAAATCGAGGACATCAAAAGACAACTGGAGGAGGAAGTCAAG GCCAAGAATGCCCTGGCCCATGCAGTGCAGTCTGCTCGCCATGACTGTGATCTGCTGAGGGAGCAGtatgaggaggagctggaggccaaGGCTGAGCTGCAGCGTAGTCTCTCCAAGGCCAACTCTGAGGTGGCTCAGTGGAGAACCAAGTATGAGACTGATGCCATCCAGAGGactgaggagctggaggatgcAAA GAAGAAACTGGCTCAGCGACTGCAGGATGCAGAAGAGGCTGTGGAAGCTGTAAATGCTAAGTGTTCATCCTTGGAGAAGACCAAACACAGACTGCAGAATGAGATTGAAGACCTCATGATTGATGTTGAGAGATCTAATGCAGCTGCTGCCGCTCTGGACAAGAAGCAAAGAAACTTtgacaaa GTCCTGGCTGAGTGGAAGCAGAAGTATGAAGAGTCACAGAGTGAGCTGGAGAGCTCCCAGAAGGAGGCCAGGTCTCTCAGCACTGAACTCTTCAAGCTGAAGAACTCCTATGAGGAATCTCTGGATCATCTGGAGACaatgaagagagagaacaagaaCCTTCAAG aGGAAATTTCTGATCTGACGGAACAACTTGGTGAGAGTGGCAAGAGCATCCATGAACTGGAGAAGATCCGTAAGCAATTAGAGCAAGAAAAGACAGACATTcaaactgctttggaggaagCAGAG GCCTCCTTAGAGCACGAGGAGGGTAAGATCCTGAGAGCCCAGCTGGAGTTCAATCAGGTAAAAGCCGATATTGAGCGCAAGCTGGCTGAGAAGGATGAGGAGATGGAGCAGGCAAAGAGGAACCACCAGAGGGTCGTAGATACTCTACAGAGCTCTTTGGAGGCAGAGACTCGCAGCAGGAATGAAGCTCTGCGGCtgaagaagaagatggaggGAGACCTCAATGAGATGGAGATCCAGCTCAGCCAGGCCAACAGGCAGGCGTCTGAGGCTCAGAAGCAGCTGAAAGGTCTCCATGCACATCTGAAG GATGCCCAGATGCAGCTGGATGACTCCCTCCGCGCCAATGATGACTTGAAGGAGAACATTGCGATTGTAGAGAGACGCAACAATCTCCTgcaggcagagctggaggagctcaggTCCATGGTGGAGCAGACAGAGAGAGCCCGTAAACTGGCTGAACAAGAGCTGCTGGACGTCAACGAGAGGGTGCAGCTACTGCACTCACAG AACACCAGCCTGCTCAACcagaagaagaagctggaggCGGATACATCGCAGCTTCAGACCGAGGTAGAGGAGGCTTTGCAGGAATGCAGGAACGCCGAGGAAAAAGCCAAGAAGGCCATCACTGATGCTGCCATGATGgcggaggagctgaagaaggagcaaGACACCAGTGCTCACCTGGAGCGcatgaagaaaaacatggagCAAACCATCAAAGATCTGCAGCACCGTCTCGATGAAGCTGAGCAAATTGCCATGAAGGGAGGCAAGAAGCAGGTGCAGAAGCTAGAAGCCAGA GTTAAAGAGCTGGAAAATGAAGTGGAAATTGAACAAAGGAAGAACAGTGATGCAGTGAAGGGAATTCGTAAATATGAGAGACGCATTAAGGAGCTCACCTACCAG ACTGAAGAGGACCGAAAGAACCTGGCCCGTCTGCAAGACCTGGTGGacaagctgcagctgaaggtcAAGTCCTACAAGAGGGCTGCAGAGGAGGCT GAGGAACAGGCCAACACCAATCTCGGCAAGTTCCGCAAGCTGCAGCACGAGCTGGACGAGGCTGAGGAGAGGGCCGACATCGCCGAGTCTCAGGTCAACAAGCTGCGTGCCAAGAGCCGTGACGTGGGTTCCAAG AAAGGGCATGACGAAGAGTGA